A DNA window from Camelina sativa cultivar DH55 chromosome 17, Cs, whole genome shotgun sequence contains the following coding sequences:
- the LOC104756830 gene encoding uncharacterized protein LOC104756830, producing MAMQAGVGISRIFLLAGAGYTGTIMMKNGKLSDLLGELQGLVKGMEKSGEGSEGDSDVSDAIAAQVRRLAMEVRHLASQQHITVMDGVSGANLQALAVPAAALGALGYGYMWWKGLSFTDLMYVTKANMANAVANLTKNLEQVSAALALAKRHLTQKIQNMDDKVEKQIDLSKEINNQVILARGDINSIEMDLESLHNLITGLDGKLDTLEYKQDVTNVVMLNLYNYLGGKSTKLPDMGQLQLPVNQRARNLLADVETKGLKNLSEELFESNGTQVTTTVKQISLNKVNVKSRPLLSRATSARC from the exons ATGGCGATGCAAGCCGGAGTTGGTATATCCAGGATCTTCCTCTTAGCCGGAGCAG GTTATACTGGTACGATCATGATGAAGAACGGCAAATTGTCCGATTTGTTGGGTGAATTGCAG GGTCTGGTGAAGGGAATGGAGAAATCTGGAGAAGGATCTGAAGGTGATTCTGATGTTTCTGATGCCATAGCTGCTCAG GTTCGCCGATTAGCTATGGAGGTTCGACATCTAGCTTCTCAGCAGCATATAACAGTCATGGATGGAGTTTCTGGTG cAAACCTACAAGCTCTTGCTGTTCCTGCTGCTGCATTGGGAGCTCTAGGATATGGTTATATGTGGTGGAAG GGACTCTCGTTCACTGACCTTATGTATGTGACAAAAGCCAACATGGCTAATGCCGTGGCTAACTTGACAAAGAATCTGGAGCAAGTTTCTGCGGCCCTTgcg CTTGCAAAAAGGCATTTAACGCAAAAGATTCAGAATATGGATGATAAGGTAGAAAAGCAGATTGATCTTTCCAAGGAAATCAATAACCAG GTCATTTTGGCTCGTGGGGATATCAACTCAATTGAGATGGACTTGGAATCATTGCATAATCTAATTACTGGACTG gatgGGAAGTTGGACACGCTGGAATATAAGCAG GATGTCACAAATGTTGTCATGCTAAACTTGTATAACTATTTAGGAGGCAAGAGCACAAAGCTGCCTGATATG GGACAGCTTCAACTTCCTGTAAACCAGAGGGCTCGTAATTTACTTGCAGATGTTGAAACAAag GGGCTTAAAAACTTGAGTGAAGAGCTGTTTGAAAGCAATGGCACACAGGTGACAACCACAGTGAAACAAATCAGTTTGAATAAGGTCAATGTGAAGTCGAGGCCATTGTTATCAAG GGCTACTTCAGCTAGGTGTTGA
- the LOC104756828 gene encoding uncharacterized protein LOC104756828 yields MGSFNLPHTSPSKGGSETFLRNVFENILKTYLKKNPTANKIWELVQSVDNEKIVYDHFTFKTLKVDGYGIDSLSSFFMDYGYKVRGEYYFPKNLRVLWFSPPDFHVPVDGHGLSNGSLPQLVLAEVVVDELSPESQEIIKKYLKPEGGKQSLLSCILGNLIWEKPTWTDFNTLAKENEFAAWVLIHGYTMNHLAFSVHRFKHRFSDIICLKEYLEGKGFELNKDGGVLKVSQDGLLLQLSSISEKLAVEFADGVIETVPASFIEFIDRQVLPQFKDLPHDQIEEYHRRKDFDFDNGKNILDSARFSSDV; encoded by the exons ATGGGTTCATTCAACTTGCCTCACACGTCACCGTCCAAG GGGGGAAGTGAAACATTTCTTCGTAATGTGTTTGAGAATATACTGAAGACGTACCTAAAGAAGAACCCAACGGCGAACAAAATATGGGAACTTGTTCAGTCAGTGGACAACGAGAAGATCGTATACGACCACTTCACTTTCAAGACTCTTAAG GTTGATGGCTACGGAATTGATTCTTTGTCAAGTTTCTTCATGGATTATGGATATAAAGTTCGAGGTGAATATTATTTTCCAAAGAACCTACGAGTTCTCTGGTTTTCTCCTCCCGACTTTCACGTTCCCGTTGATGGTCATGGTCTAAGCAACGGCTCTTTGCCACAACTTGTTCTAGCTGAGGTTGTTGTGGACGAACTAAGCCCTGAATCACAG GAGATAATAAAGAAGTATTTAAAACCAGAAGGTGGTAAGCAATCCCTTCTATCATGTATTTTGGGGAATTTAATTTGGGAGAAGCCTACATGGACCGACTTCAATACACTTGCCAAAGAAAACGAATTTGCCGCATGGGTACTTATTCATGGCTACACAATGAACCATCTTGCATTTTCCGTTCATCGATTCAAACACCGTTTCAGTGACATCATATGCCTCAAAGAGTATCTAGAAGGAAAGGGATTCGAGCTCAACAAAGACGGAGGAGTTCTGAAAG TGAGTCAAGATGGTCTACTGTTACAACTCTCGTCGATCTCGGAGAAACTTGCGGTTGAATTTGCAGACGGAGTAATTGAAACAGTCCCGGCTTCTTTCATTGAGTTCATTGACCGTCAAGTTCTTCCACAGTTCAAAGATCTGCCTCATGACCAG ATTGAAGAGTACCATAGACGCAAAGACTTTGATTTCGATAAtggaaaaaacattttggaCAGCGCCCGCTTCAGCTCAGATGTCTAG
- the LOC104756829 gene encoding uncharacterized protein LOC104756829 has protein sequence MGSLDLPSASSFKGGSETFLQDVLESILKTYLRKNPIAKTIWELVKSVDNEKISYDHFFFRTFKVDGYGIDSLSSFFMDYGYKVGGRLDFPKKKVHVLWLSPPDVNVVDNGYGIGNGPLPRLVIAELLVDELSRESQV, from the exons ATGGGTTCTCTTGACTTGCCTTCCGCTTCATCCTTCAAG GGTGGAAGTGAAACATTTCTCCAGGATGTGTTGGAAAGTATACTGAAAACGTATTTGAGGAAGAACCCGATAGCAAAGACGATATGGGAACTAGTAAAATCGGTGGACAACGAAAAGATTTCTTACGACCACTTCTTTTTCAGGACATTTAAG GTCGATGGTTATGGAATAGATTCCTTGTCGAGTTTTTTCATGGATTATGGATATAAAGTTGGAGGCAGACTTGATTTTCCAAAGAAAAAAGTACATGTTCTCTGGCTTTCTCCTCCGGATGTTAACGTCGTCGATAATGGTTACGGTATAGGCAATGGTCCTCTGCCACGACTTGTTATAGCTGAGCTGCTCGTGGATGAACTAAGCCGTGAATCGCAGGTCTAA